The window TATTAATGTATTCTTTTTTGTCCTCTTGTCGGTAGACTGTAGAACCTATTATAATATCTTTATTATCGGTATATCTATCTAATAAGAGATATACTGCTGATAATAGAATCATATATAGTCTATAATTGGAGCCGTTACTTAGTTTTATTAATTCAGAAGATACTTCTCTAGGAATCTGGAATTTTATAGTATCATACTTATCCTCTATATCAGTATTATGATGATAATCATAAGGAAAAATACTTTTTACTAATTTCCCTTCTAATGTCTTTAACCAATACATTCGTTCATTAGTGTCATTAGAATATGTATGTGTTTTATTATAATGCATGTCTCTCACCAACCTTCGTATTTCTTTTAATCATTGCTATTAGAATCCAAATTCACCATCATCTTGAATTATGTTATTAATGGGCTCATATTTTTTTACGGTTTTATTCTCTGAGATAAAAATATTTTTATCTTTAAATTCTAAAAGAGGTGGTACTGCATTTTTATGTAATCTACTCCACCTCTTATCGGCTTCATTTATTTCTATAGAAGAATATGGATTCGGTATGCCAAGTCTCTTACAATGAGCCATAAACCTTGATACTCTACTATATATTTCTTCTCGATTGGGTTCACAATCAAGTATCCATGTCTGTGTAATGAGTAGCTCTTTTGCTATTTCAGGGTAGAGTAATTCCACATTATACTTTTTAGAGAATTCATCAGAGCCAACTTGTCCAGATAGATAATAATTAAAAGGATTGCAATCAGCTTCATAGATATCATCTTTCATATCTTCAATTATTTGTAAGGTTTGTTGAAAGTCTTCCTCTGATTCACCTGGGTAACCAATTACCCAATAGGTAGTGGTCTTAATACCTGCTTTAGCAAGATTACTAATTGCTAACTTAATTCTATCTGGTGTAATTTTCTTATTCATTAAATCTAATACTTTCTGAGAACCACTTTCTATGCCTAACCTAGCTCGATAAAATCCTGCTTTTCTCCATAACATGGTGTTTTCATGATTACATACCTCACTATCTGCCCTTAAATAACCGTCCCAATAGAATGACAATCCATTATCTATCAGTTCATGTGCTAAACTATTAATAATTGGATTCAGTAACGAATCACTTAATAAGAATAGTTGATAACCATGTTTTTGGTATAAAATAGACAATTCATTGGTTATTCGTTTGGATGTTTTCTTCCTATATTTCCCCCATAGTACGGTTTCTGAACAGAAACTACATTGGAAAGGGCAACTCCTAGATGTAAAAGAAGGCACTAACATATATTTGTCCAAGTCAAAATCAGTATAGTCTGGTAACTGAGCATTTGTAATATCTAACACTGCATGATTAATATCTCCTAATGTATATACCTTTTTCTCTGTGTCTAAACTATTTTGCAGTAATTTCAGAAAAAGATTCTCTCCCTCACCGACAATAATCTTATCGATATACTTACTTCTCTCAAGAAAATAATCAAAGTTGGGAGAGTTAATAGCTAGTTGGCTTGAAAATATACCTCCCCCCATTACTGTTACTACATCTTCGTACTTTCTCTTAATCAATTCAAATACAAACATAGAAGGGGCGAATGTTCCTGTATATACGGAAATTCCTACTACTGATGGTTGCTCTGATTCCATTATATCTACAGTATATTCCTCTAATATATCATAGAATTCTATAATCAACTCTTCTAATTCATATATCAATTCATCATTGACATCAATAAAATAGTGCTGATAGATAACTTTTTTCATTAAATGAGTATACTCTTTTTCATTTAATTTATTAAGATAAGCCATTAGGTGACTACCTAACACATTATTCCCTATGTTATAGAAATTACCTTGTTTCTCTTTGGGAACACATCCTTTTAATATATTAAGATATTGATGATATATTTCCCATATGCCGTCATAAACATTCAAGTCCTTAGTCTTAACATCATATGTATGAGACTTTAAAAAACTCTTCAATGAAGATATGCCTAATGGAGGAATAAGTGGAGTCCAAAATGGTAATAACAACATTAGTATTTTATTAGCATTTGGTTCAATATCCAATTTATCTTTCATAATATCTTCTTCTCTTGATTTTCTCATTTCCAAATATCGTGTATAGTAATCTTCATCCAGCTTAGGCCATTCTATTTCTAATTCTTCCATTACTCTTTTGGTGAAATAGTGTTCATATCTATTTAATTCAAAATCTGTAGTTTCCAATGCGCCAAAATAATGAAGAAATGGTCCTACATCTATTCCATCTTCTTTTGCTTGGATATTGGCAGTTACCCACTCTAAAAACATATCTTGATTAAGAATATCTAAATGATATACCTGCCCTAATCTTTTCATTGATACTTTGTTAAAATTGTATACATGGAATTTAGATTCATTAAATTGGGTTTTGTCATATGTTGATATAATAAATCTAGAAACAGTATCTATGAATGAAAAGTCATATAAATCTAATTCAATATTAGGGACTTTCTTCATTTTAATAAGATTATCAATAAATAAATGAAATATATTTTCTGTATAATTCATTTGCCGTTTTGGTATTCCATAACTAGGTACTAGATTGCCTACTCTATATATGGTACAATTAATCCCGCTATCTTGAGCTTGATTCAGCAGATACTCTGCATGCTGCTTGGACTTAGTATAATAATTATAAGATGTTGGCATTACGTTACTATATTCATTAAAATAATCATTGTTATTGTAATGCTTATCTCCAACACTCATTGTAGATATATGTTTTATATCAATTCTATTTACCTTTGCAAATTCAATGATGTTCTCAACACTCTTCACATTGGCTGAATAAAACTCTTCATAATTACCAAAATGTTTCACCTTCGCAGCTGAATTAATAATACAATCAATAGTACTTAATAATCTATTATATGTTGTGGTATCAAGCATAAACATATCCTTAGATAAATCTCCATTGATATAGTGAATTCTTCCTCTGTATTCCACTAAGTCATTACTCTTAAAATAGTAAGAATAATTCTTATGAATTCTATCTACTGCTTGACTCTTAGTTTCTCCTCGTATAATCAAATAGATATTATTATTTGTTCTATTAAGCAATTCATTTAATAAATATACCCCTAGAAAGCCTGTGGAACCTGTTAATAATATATTATTATATGGTTTTCGTTTACCAATCATTTGTGACACCATCTGGGATGCCCTACTAATATAATCCATATCTTTATTCTCATGGGTCATATGCTGATGCATTGCCTGTGCTTGTAATAAATAATCAATACGCTTAGTTATTTGCCTGCATTCACTCTTCTTACTTAAGTATAGAGCAATATTTTTCACACATTGATACTTATATATATCAAACACAGAAATATCATATTTACTAGATAATCTAGTAACCAATGTCAGCACTTTTATTGATTCTCCACCCAATGAGAAGAAACTTGCAAGGGTACTAAAATTATCAATTCCTAATATTTCACTGAAACAATTGTATACATATTCTTCATAGTTATTTACTGGTGCAATTGTATTATGTATTGAGGATTCTAATGCTCTTTCGTTTAATATAACTTCAAGTTTCCTTCTGTTTCGTTTCCCATTCAAGGTAGTTGGAATCTTATCAAACATTACTATATTATTAGGAATCATATAATTAGGTAAATGCTTTAGTAAGTAATCTCTTATGTCAAACAGCTCTATATCACTTTCACTTAGAGCTATACATGCAGTTAGTTCATCTTTAAAAATTAATACATAAGCATCACATACTTTATCCATTTGCAATAGGGTATATTCTATTTCCTCAAGTTCTATTCTATAACCATTATATTTAATCTGGTTATCCATTCTACCAATAAAATCTATTGTACCATCGGCGTTTAACTTTACTTTATCTCCCGTCATATATGTTTTTTCATGATAGAATATAGTATCTATGAACTTTTCATTCGTTAACTGTTCTCTATTTAGATAACCTACAGAGGTATTATCTCCAGCTATTAGCAATTCCCCTGGAACTCCAATAGGTACTAGACTATGCCTTTTATCAACAATAAAACACTTTACATTCGGTAGTGGCTTACCAATATTATAATTATGTGACTTGTTTACATGATTAAATGTTGCCCATATTGTTGCTTCTGTTGGTCCATATAGATTATATAAGTCTACATTACTATTCTTAATAACTCTCTCTGCTAAATCAGTTGGTAATTCTTCGCCACCTATTAACAATTTATCAATTTTATCTAGCCAAGAATAGTCTTGTCTATCATTCATTATTAACCTTAGTTTTGATGGCGTCATCTGTACAATATTAATTCTATTGTTGTTTACTATATTCACAATATGTTCTGGTACATGCTGTTCATCCCGTTTTGCAATAAAGGTTGTTGCACCAATCATGAGTGGCATAACAGACTCCAAGAAAAAAATATCAAAGGAGACTGTGGTTGAACATAGAAAAATATGATGTTGCTTAATATCCAGTGACTCAACAATTCCATAGGAAAAATTAATCAGATTTAAATGACTTATAATAACGCCTTTTGGATTTCCTGTTGAACCCGACGTATATATTATGTATGCATCTGAATTATTAGAAACTATATTAAATCTGGAATCATACATCCATGCAAGTCTGACATCTAAAGGTTTAATTTCATCCATATTAATATCCATTTGCATATCATATAATACGTATTGACAGCAACAATCTTTAATCATATATTCAATTCTAGATATTGGATATTCAATATCTAATGGCAAATACGTACAACCCGCCTTAAGTATTCCTATAATACTAACGATTAAATTACTAGTACGATCTAGTAATATAGCAACTACATCACTATTTCTGGCCCCATTGTTTACTAACATATTTGCAACTTGATTGCTTTGTTGATCTAATTCTTCATAGGTTAAGCTATCATCACCACATTTGATAGCAATATTATTAGGTGTTTTCTTAGCATGCCTCCTCACCACTTCATGCACTTTATCTTGTAGAGGATATTTTTTTTCCGTACTATTGAGTGCACCCATCAACTGGTTCCGTTCTTCTTCAGACATCATTTCTATATCATGTATCGGTTGATTAGGTGACTCAATAAAATTCATCACTAGATTTCTATAATGCCTTATCATCCTATCAATAGTATCTCTTTTGTATAATTGTGTGTTATAAACTATCTTAATATCAATATGAGCGGCACACATTTTAACATTAATTGATATATCAAATTTAGAGGTTTGAGCTTGATATTCTAATTTCTCTACATCCATTCCATATAAATGAAAAGCATTACATTCTTCTTGATATGTGAACATTACATCAAACAAAGGATTCCTGTTAACTTGTCTATTTATATTAAGCTTATCTACCAATTTATCAAAAGGATAATCTTGATTGTCAATTGCTTCTAGTACTTTTTCTTTCACCTGTTTCACATAATTAATAAAATCTTCTTTATCATTAATTGTATTTTTAATTACCACTGTATTAACAAATACTCCAATTATATCTTTAAATTCTTGCTTTCTTCTTCCTGCTACAGGAGTTCCTACTATTAACTCCTCTTGAGAGCTATATCTTGAAAGTAATATATTTGATACAGCTAAGAAAATCATATACATTGTTACTTCATTATCTAACATAAATTTCTCAAGCTTATTTTTAATTTCTTGAGATAGTATAATGCTTACTTCATCACCTATAGATTCTAATTTTCTAATTTTCTTATAATCGGTCTCTAATTCCATTACTGGTATATTCTGAGAGAATTCCTTTAACCAATATGTTTCTTGTTTCTTAAGGTCACTATCTGTTCTATCTATCTCCCATTGGGCATAATCCGCATATGATAACTCTGGTGCTCTTTCTAATACTTGTCGATTATATAACTGTGAAAGTTCTTTGAAGAATATGGATTGCGATATACCATCAAATATTATATGGTGTATATCAAATACCAATATGCTTTCATCTTTCTTAGTATGTAGAACACTTACTCTTATTAGTAAATCTTTGGTTAAATCAAAAGGTCTAATAAAGTTATTAATTACGTAATCATACTCACTAGAATTTTCTTGATATGCCTCTTCAATAACTAATTCCCTATTTTTAGCAATACAATAAAATACGTTACCTGTTTCATCATCAAAGTTAGCTTTAAGTATTTCGTGTCTATTTAATAGTTGATTGACTACACTCTCCATCTTTTGAACATCAAGTCTACCCTTTAATCTATAAATTATTGGAATATTATAACCTATGCTTTTTTCAGTTAATTGCTCCATCGCATAGATTCTTCTTTGGGAAGATGAACATTGATAATACTCTTGTTGTCCTATTTTAGTGATCTGATTATAAGATTTACTGTTATTTTTCAAAACCTTACTCATCATAGATACTGTAGGATTTTTGAATATATCCGTTACTGTAATTGATGTTTTATATTCTTTATTGATACTAGATATTAATTCAATGGCTTTTAGTGAATTCCCCCCCATATCAAAGAAGCTTTTAGAGACCTCCTGTATGTCATGTTTTAGAATTTTCGCCATTATTACCATTATCTTTTGTTCAGTATCAGTAGTTACTACTGATTTGCTTGCTTCATAGTTAGTACTATTTGGAGAATTAAGATTCATTAACCTTTTTAGATCTAACTTGCCATTTGGGTTAAGTGGAAACTTATCAACTCTAACGAAGCGATTAGGAATCATATACACTGGCAATTTCAATTCTAGCATATTCACTAATATATCACTACTAATCTCTTTATCTGTAATCATATATGATACAATTATATCATCATCAAATTCTTTCTGGACTAACGAAACAACATCTTTCACTGAATAACATCTTTTAATTTGCTTATTGATTTCATTAAGCTCAATTCTATTTCCTCTTATTTTTACTTGATTATCTCTTCTACCCACATAGTGTATATTTCCATATTTATCATAGAAGCCAATATCGCCTGTTCTATATGCTAATACGTTATTGTATGCTCTCATTCTAAAGAATCTACTATTAGATAACTCACTGTCATTTATATAGCCAGCACTCACACCTACACCTGTAATAATTATCTCACCTTGTATTCCAATTGGTTGGATATTTAAATGCTCATCCACAATAAAAGTTTTAACATTATCAATGGATTTTCCTATTGGTACATCCTCATCCTCCAATATATTGCTACAAATAGTGTAATAATTACTAATATCTGTACACTCTGTCGGTCCATAGCTATTAATAATTTTCGTATGTATGTGTTTCTCAGTCAGTAGAGGAAGTATATTTTCTATCTTAATAGATTCTCCACCAAGGATTATATACTTCAATGATTGTATGTTTTTGAAATTATTCTTTTTATTTAATCTGATTAATGGATATATCAAGCTTGGGGTTGTGTTAATAATTGATATATTGTTCTCTAAGATAATCCTAGATATGTTATTATATTCCATATCAGCTTTTTTAAACAACACCAATGTACTACCAAACAGAATAGGTGTTAATAGATTCTTTTGAGCTAGGTCAAAACTTGGTGAGGCCATTAATAGTACACTACTCTCAGCTCCAATATCAAAAGATTTCTTATACCACAACAATAAATTCATAAATGAACTTTGTTTAATCAAAGAACCTTTTGGACGACCAGTAGAACCCGATGTGTAAATAATATATAAAAATTCAGTTTCTCCATGATGGATATGTTCATTGGGATATTTGACCTTATCATTAATATTTAAATAAGTTCCTTCCTTACTACTCTTAGAATAAATTGATTGGTTGTCATATATTACATAGCTACAATCACTATCTTGAATCATATATTCTATTCGATCTTTAGGATATTCAATATCTAATGGTAGATAAATACATCCTACCTTAAGTATTCCAAATATGCTTACAATTAAGTTACTGGTTCGATCAAGTAATATCCCTACTACATTTCCGCATTGGGCACCTTCAGAGATTAGCATATTAGCCACTTGATTACTCTGAATGTCTAACTCTTCATATGTTAATTCCTCATCACCACATTTCACAGCAATATTCTGTGGTGTTTTTTTTGCCTGTTTCATGAAAACTTCATATATCTTATGATCTAAAGGGTATGCTCTATCCGTATTATTAAACTCATGAATCAACTGGTATCTTTCTTCTTCTGACATCATGTCTATTTCATGAACTAATTGTTCTGGAACATTGATACTATTAATTATTAGATTTTCTAAGTGCCCTATCATTCTACTAACTGTTTCTTCATTATACTGTTGATTATTATAAACAACTATTATTTTCAGATGTTCAAAATTATTATCAATATAAAAAATAAGATCATTTCTTTCATCCTGAATAACCTTATCATTTTTATCTTGATTATCAACTACTTTCAGTAATGTGTCTCGTACTTCACCTAGATTATAAATAAAACTTTTTATATGATTAATGTTATTTTTAATTACTCCCCACTTACTCATTCCTGCTAACTCTTTAACTTCTGAAAGGCCTTTTCCTCCTTGATGTGTTCTTATTAAAATATCTTTCTGTAAATTATATCTTGAAAGCAATATCTTGATTAACGTTAAAAAGACCATATACATGGTCACTTCTTTCTCTATCATCAATTTTTCAATCTTATTTCTAATCTCATTAGTTATAATAAGTTCAACTTTATTCCCTAAATATGCAACTTCTCTATTTCTATTATCATCCGCCACAACTTCTAACACTTGTATATACGAATCATTATTAATCATTATTCTAGCATTATCGTATTGCTCAATATCGAACGTATTTTTGTCAAATCGATTATTCATTCTATTCTCCTTCTATTAAACCTACCACCTACTTAAGTAAGTGAATTTATGGTATAACTGCTAAGGACTGAAAGTCCTAAATAATTGTTCTATTAATCGAACGTAAGTAAATCCATATTATGACTCAATTTCAATTATTATTCTTAATATATTTAGGAGTCAATTTCTAAGCTGAACAAATCATTTTGATATCTTCTATATTAACCTGTAGTTAACATTAGATATATTCTATAATTTTTCTTGTTTTTCATAAATCATGATCTCATTTATCAATAGAAATTTTTCATTACATTCAATCACTCTCATCCTAGTAGAAAGCACTGATCTTTGGCATTATCCATTCAAGCTATTTCTCATATAGTCCTTTAAAATTTTTACATCAGAGAATTACACTAAAAGAAAGAAAGCTCCGCATATATTTCACGATATTCATATAGCCTAATCTTTCTAACGTTAGTTCTTGTATCATCTTAAAAATAAATTTTGACGCATATTTACCTTTTTGTTGAATATAGAGTGATTAGCAAAAGACAAATTTTCCAAAATGACTTTAACACTTTAATACCTTATGTATAAATTTACCATCTAAACAAACTTCTTCTCCAGTGGGATATATTCAAACCGCTCTTATAATCATATAATCTATTCTTCCTCTATATAGAGGTATACATTTGAGTCAATATCTCCTAAGTTACCTGTCAATAACCACCCATCTCTCAAACATACATTTGTTATTATTATAATACCTTTTCATTATGCTCCGAGGTTTCATAGTAACTTGGTTAACTATGCATTCCTCTATTTCAACAAAATATTCATTGACTCCCCTTATTTCTATCTTCATTAATGCTATACCAACTGCTTCAGGAAAGGTGTCAAGTTTATAATAAATTAGATAAGTGACACGTGACGCTACTTCGATTAAACTATAAGTAATAAAATATTTTTGTTTCTTTGAAAACACCTCTTATCATTTTTGCAATTAATTTTGATAAGTATTCACCACTAATCCCTATTCTCGTTAAATTAATAGTTTGATATAATCTATCAGGTAAATTAGTCATGTGCATAAACTCATTGACATATATATAATTATAGCTCATTTCTTAATTCAAGTAGTTCAAGCTCTACTCGTTCTTCTTGATAGTATATTTTATGTAGAAGTCGCTTTATTCTTTCACTATAATCTTTAAGATTATAACCTGTTAAGTAACATTTATCACATAAGTAATCTATAGTAATCCATAATGTTGAAAGTATCTTTAATTCATCCAATAATCTATCTAACTCAAGATTATTTAATTTTGTCTTTACGTAGCTCATTAGATCATGAAAACTCAATTTTTCTTGCATAGTTGGTTGTAATAGTTGTATAAAAAATTGTGGTGCATATTTGCCTTTTTGATCTATGATAATTTGTATGATCTCTTCCAAATCATTAATTAATGCTTCAACTGCATATAGATTTTTAAGGTATTTCTTACCTTTAATTATTATAAATTTTTTCTTTAGGTTTTTTAATTGTAAATGCAAGTTTTCTTGTATTCTTTTCGATTCGCTTTTATTATCTTCCTTCAAAGATATTGAATAAGCAATTCCTCTTAAATTATTTTGTATATAGTCTGAATTAGAACATTTCCAATAATCGTCAATTAATACTTCCCCCTCAAAGTTATAGAATTTATCTATTATTTGACATGTATTTCTCCCTGGGTTAATATCTTTGATTATTGATAAGTGTTTTGAATAATGATGATTCACATTAATTTTTCTTTCCTCATTAAAAGCCCTTAAATAATATGGATCACAATAAAACATTAATGGACCATTTCTTGTAATTATATCTTGTATTTCTAATATACCCCCTTCATTTTTATGGATTATAAGCTTAAAAAAGTTATTTGAAGTTGCTTTTCTAAATGTATTGATCTCTTCTAAATAATAGGAATCTATCCCTTTTATTAATGCTAATTCATTATCTTTATTTATAAAACTATCAACGGTCTCTTTATTTTTAAATCTACTAAATATCTCTTTATTATACAAAAAATCATTATTCAAATATTTGAATGCATATGATAGTTTATTTTTATTTTCAAGAAGCACAGATATATTTTGATAAAAACAATCTCTCCCTATCCTATAATACTTTATAATTTTCTTCAATTTTGGATCCTCCTAACTCTAGAATATAGTGTTTTAAGGAAATTCGGAGCACTTAGTTAAGAATCATTTCTTATTAGAATTTATTATTGTGATATTTTTTTACTGTTACAATCTCTAATAATATACTAATATACCTAATATCTCCCATAAAATTCCATTAAGAGTAGCCTCATCACTGTCTTGGATCTTCGGCTCATTACGGTAACAACCTTGTTGAATTCCTTGTTTCTAAAACTATTATGTGTATGTCATTAACCCTATGCAAACTTCAACTATGCGGAAGAATAACATTCGCAAAACCAAGACTGATAAGGTTGATACTTTTATTATTGCTAAAACACTTATGATACACCCTCACAGATACTTTACTACCACAATGAAAAAATGAAGTTTTTTGCTATTTTAAGCTTAACTTTTCATAGCTAGTCTCCGTATTTTTTATATACTCTATCCTTGAATCTTTTAAAATCATAAATTCTTACAATTTTTCAAGGATTGACTGAAGGACCTCACATAAATCTCGTATTGTTCCTAGTGCTTTAAGACTTAACTTATCATCAGGAAATTCAATATCAAATTTTTTTTCAATATCAATAACAGTTTTAATAAATGATACTGAATTTAGTCCTATAATTTGTAATCCTGTATCAATTTCTACGTTGTTTAAATCATTGGTAAACTGAATATTATTTGCAAGCAATTCTCTAATTTCTTTTTCATATTTAAGCATAGTAGTCCCCTTCTAACGTTCTAAAGTATTGATATTCTTAAGTTTTTTATCTATTTTTTCATAAATAACTATTTCAAATGCGATAAGTTCTTCGACCTTACTTAGTATAATCTCCATTATTTTCAAATCTAGCCTCTCTCTTGCCAAATAGACAGAATACATATATACAATATTATCCAACTTAACAATTAAATTATTGTATAAAGTTATTTCCTCATTTAAGCACATACATGTAAGAATATCATTGCTTTCAATCAATAAATCTCTGAAAATATACCGACTAAATTTTGAATTTAATAAGCAACGTTCAAACACTTCCAATTCTTTCTTAACCATCCTTATTGATATTATGTTAGATAAACAATTACTAAGTTCCCTAAGAGCTAAATTCCCAAAATAGTAGTTTATTGAATCTTCTATTAAAACCTTTCCTTCTAGATATTCTTTACAAATTGTCTTTAATACTTTAAGAAATAGTTTCTTATAATCTGGTAAGAGCCTTTCTGAAATGTTGATTTCTGCATAACCATTCACATATAAATTATCAACACATGGAATCGTATCTATACCATCGATGAACCTATCCCCTTTCCAAAAGTTTAGAAATTCATTCAACTTAATTTGACCTACATAGTTTAATGCAGCGTCCCTAACCAAAACTTCTGATTCCCCAATATCATAAACGGAGATCCAATGATTAGCAATACCAAATATAGTTTGAGGATAATTTTCTAGATATTTTATATTTCTATAGTTATTAGAATACGACAAATAATATTGACTGCCACTAACAATTATTGATTTATTATTAAGTAATTTAGTTTTTAATAACTTTAATCCTTCCTCTTGTTCAATACACGTATCTATACTTATATTAGATCCTAAATAATCCTCCTTTGATTTATAACCTAACTTTTTGGGATCATTAATGTTCACCATACACTCTAAGGAATTATTTCCTTTTGCAAATACAGGTATCCCCATCATATCTAAGTTTGAATATAAACTAAGGTAACTATTATATCCATTATTTATTAAATACTCATGAATAAGAGTGTGCATACAATGTACGTAATATGGGACCTCTTCTACATAATACCACTTAAAGTTTTCCATAATGCAACCCCTTATAAACTATCAGATTAAATATACAACTTATATATTAATTCTTATTTGCTTTGTTTATTACAAATTACAGAAATCATTAATTCGTCATACATACTTATTTTTTGTCTATGCAACGATATGAAAAGAGCAAATAACCTACCATTACTATTATCATTTATACTGTCTACAAAAGAGTATATTACTATTCCTTCTCCAGTTCTTTGCGTATATTGATATTTTTTCACTTGTTCCCAAATTTCTATTAAGGTAACTCCTGGTTTTAAATTATAATATTTACTTATATAAATTTTATCCTCACCAAGCATATGAGGAAGAAATGAAATATATGTTGATAGAGAAAAACGTCCATTTATTTCTATTACTGGAAATATTACATTATCCTTAGTAATTATTGAGTCTATACTTGCAAACCCGCTATAACCTTGCTGCCATAGCCTATTACCAATTTTCATGGCTGAGTGTTCATAAAATAGCTTTTGCTCTTTTGTTAAACAATCTTTTAATGGAAATTCGCTACCTACGTAAAGACCATTCTGAGCAATCTGTTTCTTAGGTGGTATATAATCAATATTACCATCTTCATCAATAAGAACTTGATAATTAAGATCGAGTACCGTATCATACCACTTTTCAACAATTATGTCTTCAAAAATATTTATACTTTTCCTTTTAAGTATA is drawn from Vallitalea pronyensis and contains these coding sequences:
- a CDS encoding IS110 family transposase; the encoded protein is MRKNNIRKTKTDKVDTFIIAKTLMIHPHRYFTTTMKK
- a CDS encoding phosphopantetheine-binding protein produces the protein MLKYEKEIRELLANNIQFTNDLNNVEIDTGLQIIGLNSVSFIKTVIDIEKKFDIEFPDDKLSLKALGTIRDLCEVLQSILEKL